Sequence from the uncultured Fibrobacter sp. genome:
CGGAAAAGCGGCTTGAGCAGGAATGGTGTCGAAGGTGTCGCCGATGCTATGGGGCTTGTCGGGACGGACCGCGATTATTTCCGTGCGATGGAACGTTTTGGCGATGCGAAGAGCGACGAGAAGAAAACGCAAGCATTCCATGAAATGCAAAAAATTGCGAAAGAAAGTCGCTTGCGCGTCGTTGATTCCGAAGCGTTTCGATATTTTGAATCGTGGGTCAATCCTGTCTTGCGCGAACTCGCCCCGATCATGCCGGGTGCAAAACCGCTGGAACTTGCCCGCAACTGCTATGCCGTGGTGAGCGCAGCCGAAATCCGACAGTCTCTAGATTTTATGGTCCATGCCGATTTCTTGAAAAAGATTGGCGAAGATACTTACGAACAGACGGAAAAAATTGTGACGGGTTCTTCCGAGGCGATTCCCCTGGCGTTGCGTTCGATGAACCGCCAGATGTCAAAACTCGCGACCTCGGCGATTGACAATGTACCGCCGGAAAACCGCCATATTGCGGGCGTGACGCTTGGCATGTCGGAATCTACGTACCAATGGCTGGTGCAAAAATTGGAAGAGCTTCGGCAGCAGGTGGTTGCTATGGCCGCCAAGGAAAAAGATTACGAAAAGGTTTATCGCTTGAATTTACAATTGTTCCCGCTGACCAAGGGGAAGGAGGCTTAACATGAATATCGCATATAAAATGATCGTAGCGGGAATGGCCGCTTTCTGGGTGTCCTGTTCGAATGATTCAAGTGTCGATCAAGGCGTTGGCGGTGCGACGACTGAACCGAACACCTCGCCCGTTGCGGAATTGAACGAAGAGCAGAAAGTCCTTTTGGCAAAGTCGTTCTACACGTTATTGGATTCGTCAGGATATGATTCGTTGAAGGCCTTCCCGGATTCTGGACTAGATGAAATTGATTACAAATATTTTAGATCGAGGCCGTTTGGTATAACGAACGATCAAGTATTCAGCTATCCGAGCAGGGATGGACGAAAAATATGTGATGTCGTGTCGTTTACGAGGGAATCGCAAGTAGAACGGAAGGGCGTTTTACGGGCTATGTCGTACGATGTGTATGACCATACATGTCATGGCGTTTATGGACGCGCTTCATCTGAATTGTACCGGGATTCTATTTACTGTGCCACGGATTATACATCAAATCATGTAGATGAAACCATGGTCACGAGCAAAATTGTTGATGTTGATGGCGTTCCCGTTGTGATGAATACGGTATCTGGGGATTATTGGGGGTATGGCGTCACTTGTACGGAGTTCCTCAATCAGTTCAAGCAGTCCTGTAACGAATCGAGAGGCCTCTTTAAGCTTTTCGGGGATGCTTGTAGCTGGAACATCTTGCAGATGGCGTGTGCTTCTTTTGTCCCCGAAGGGAAAAGTCCGGACGATGTATTGAATTCATATACCGAAGAATATAAGGCACAATGCCATGAAGATTCCTTAAATTACGCCCCTTACGATGATGAAAATTATGTTGCTCCCCATTTGGACAGCTTGGCTATTGATAGTTTGAAGTCTTTATACTTTTTGCAGGTGGACTGGAGACAGAACTTAAAGCGGACACTACTTGCGTATAGATGGCAGTTCTCTATGTCCAAAGCAACGTATGTTGAAAATGTAGCTGCTGATACCATCGGTATCTCTGGAGATGACGTGGTGGAAATGGATGGCTCCGCTTACCATTTTGTGGAGTTCGGTGTTCCTGAATATATTGATTTTGATATAATGGCGTACAATACCTTGCCTAGTGGACAAATAGCGGATGCGTATCGTAAAGAAGGCGTATATGTTTTGCCGGATTCGCTTGTCGCCGAATTCTTCCCGCAGACTGTTGGTGTACCGGCCGGTATGGATTGGCTTAAATGGAAATCGAATGTCTTTTACATCATTGTCATAAAGGACGTTGGCGTGAAGGGGCATATATTGACAAATATTACCGTGGATGAAATTCAAGTGACAGATCTCGTGAGGAGTGGACAATCGTGCCCTGAAGATACTTCGGTGAACTATTCGATGTTCCTGTTGTCGGATTCCCCCGAATGGGGCATTGTCGGTCGGCCAATCGTGAAAACGACTTATGTGAGCGAAAATTGGAATTGTGACAAGCCAGAAAACCTTGAAAGAATTGACCCTTATGGTGAATGGACTTATGTTGGCAAGGAAGAATTCGATTACGAATTGTATTTGTGGGATTGGCTTGATTCAAGATATGGCCGTCTTTAAAGTCTTGAATTAAACTTTCATCGGCTATTTTCTATTTTTGGGGTGTATGAATACCAAAATCTATTACACCCTTACTGACGAGTCGCCGTTCCTGGCGACTCAATCGCTGCTTCCGATCGTGCGCGGTTTTGCAAAGGCCGCTGACATCGATGTCGAAACCAAGAACATCTCGCTGCCGGGCCGCATCCTTGCCGCTTTCGGCAAGGCGAGCGACGACCTCGACTTCTTGGGAAAGCTCACGCTCGACCCGAGTGCCAACATCATCAAGCTTCCGAACATTTCGGCATCCGTGCCGCAGCTCAAGGCCGCCATCGCCGAACTCCAGAAGAATGGCTTCGATGTGCCTGACTATCCGGACACTCCGGCGAACGACGAAGAAAAGGCTATCCGCGCCAAGTACGACAAGGTGAAGGGCTCCGCGGTGAACCCGGTGCTCCGCCAGGGCAATTCCGACCGTCGTGCTCCCAAGGCCGTGAAAAACTATGCCCGCAAGAATCCTCACAGCAACGGTGTGTGGGATGAATCGGTCAAGACGCATGTCTCTAGCATGGCCGCAGACGACTTCTACGGCAACGAAAAGTCCATCACGCTCGCGAAGGCCGACACGTTCAAGATTGAGTTTGTCGCCGAAGACGGGACCGTTACGGAACTCCGCGCTGCAAAGCCGCTCCTCGAAGGCGAAATCCTCGATGCGACTGTGCTCCGCATGGCTGCTCTCGAAAAGTTCATTGCTGAACAAATGGCCGATGCCAAGGCGAAGGGCGTGCTGTTCTCGGTGCACCTGAAGGCCACCATGATGAAGGTTTCGGACCCGGTGCTCTTCGGTGCGTTCGTGCGCGTGTTCTTCAAGGACGTTTTCACGAAATATGCCGACCTGTTCAAGGAACTCGGAATTGATGCGAACAACGGTCTTGGCGACTTGTACAAGCGCCTGGAAGGTAATGCCAAGGAAGCCGAAGTCAAGGCCGCTATTGATGCAGCGCTCGCCGCTGGCCCGGACCTCGCGATGGTCGATTCCGCAAAGGGTATCACCAACTTGCACGTGCCCAGCGATATCATCATCGACGCTTCGATGCCCGCGATGATCCGCAACTCAGGCTGCATGTGGAACAAGAAGGGCGAACTCCAGCAGGTGAAGGCTTGCATTCCCGACCGTTGCTACGCGGGAATCTACGATGCCGCTATCGAGTTTTGCAAGAAGAACGGCGCCTTTGACCCGAAGACTATGGGTACGGTGCCGAACGTTGGCCTCATGGCCCAGGGCGCCGAAGAATACGGCAGCCACGACAAGACGTTTATTGCCAAGGGCAAGGGCGTCATCCGCGCCGTGAATGCGGAGGGCGAAGTGCTCTTGCAGCAGGATGTGGAAGCAGGTGACATCTACCGTATGTGCCAGGCGAAAGACGCCCCGATTCGCGACTGGGTCAAACTCGCCGTCACGCGCGCTCGCGTGAGCAACACGCCCGCCATTTTCTGGCTGGACCCGAACCGCGCCCATGACCGCGAAATCCAGAAGAAGGTGGAAGTCTACCTGAAGGATTACGATCTCTCCGGCCTTTCTGTCAAGATTTTAAGCCCGAAGGATGCAATTGTCGAGACCATGAAGCGCGCCAAGGCCGGCCTCGACACCATCAGTGTCACCGGCAACGTGATGCGCGACTACCTCACCGACCTTTTCCCGATTCTCGAAGTCGGAACTTCTGCCAAGATGCTCAGCATCGTGCCGCTCATGGCTGGCGGCGGACTCTTCGAAACGGGTGCAGGCGGATCTGCCCCCAAGCAGGTGCAGCAGTTCCTCGCCGAAAACTACCTCCGCTGGGATTCGCTCGGCGAATACTTCGCTCTGGTCCCCGCTTTCGAGCAGGTCGCCTCGACAACCGGTAACGCCAAGGCCAAAGTCCTTGCCGACACGCTCGACGAGGCGAACGGGAAAATTCTCGAATTCAACCGCACACCTGCCCGCAAGATTGGCGAACTCGACAACCGCGGCTCACACTTCTATTTGGCCCTCTACTGGTCGCAGGCTCTTGCCGCCCAAAAGGACGACGCCGCACTTGCCGCCAAGTTCGCCCCGGTCGCCAAGGCTCTCGCCGAAAACGAACAGAAGATTGTTGCCGCATTTGCCGCCGAGCAGGGCAAACCCGCCGATATCGGCGGTTATTACCTGCCGAAGCCGGAACTCCTGAAGAAGTGGCTCCGCCCGGTTGATGCTTTCAACAAGGTTGTTGATTCTTTATAACGTTTGTCCCCTTTTGACGGGTTGTACCTTTAGGCGGCCTCTAAAACGTTTTTTAGAGGTCGTCTTTTGTTTTTTTATGGCAGCTTTTGAGAATTTGTATATATTTTGAACGAAAAAGGGTGACTAAAATGAAAAAAGTAATTTCTTTAAGTTTTCTGTTGTTGAATGTGATAACTTTGTTGTGCGCTTGTGATGGGAAGAACAATTCTTCACGTGCGGTCGCTATTGACGAAGATGAAGAAGCCAAAGCCCAAAGACAGATGGAAGTTTGCGCCAATCGGTATGGCAATAGATTGGATGATGCCCAGTGGAAGGAATCATTTAGTGAATTGAGTCTCATGAAAGATGAATTGTTTACTAAAGCCAGTTCTGTGGCGTATGATTACTCGAACTACATGGAAGGTCGTGAAATTTCGTACGATGAAGAATCTGGACGCTTTCGTGTTTTGGTGATGGATGTCGATAAAGAAAAGAAAGACTCCCTTGAGGCTTATATTGATGGATGCTCGTTCTGGTTTAAAGGTTTTGATTCGTTTAAAAGTGATACCTTTGAAATCAGTCCTTGCCTTTGCAAAGAAGAAGATGGAAAAACTCTTTATTTGAACAAGAAGAGCGATTCTGATTCAGAAGAATCAAGTTCGTCGGAGTCCCTCAATTCTGACTCGTCTTCTGCCCGCGGCTCCAGTTCGTCTTCTGTCCGCGGCTCCAGTTCGTCTTCTGTCCGCGGCTCCAGCTCGTCGTCTGTCCGCGGCTCCAGTTCATCTTCTGCTCGCAGTTCGAGTTCTTCTTTTGACCGCAGTTCCAGTTCTTCTGTATCTCGCAGATCAAGTTCGTCTATGGAAGAAATTGTTTCTGAATATTCTTCGGAACGCGAGTCCAGTTCATCAAAAGTTGTTGTAGTATGCCCGGAGAGACCGGCTGATGTATTGCCTGACTCAAGGGAATATACTGTCGCTTACGAATTCAACGATCCTAACAATATAGGGAAGGATTTCTTTGGCCTGAATGAAGCCCATGCTGGTGAAGGGAATCCTAGAGGTGATTGCGACAACATTGTTTTGGATGGTCACTCTGGCTTGATAATTCCTTTGAGCGAGACGTTCACGACGAACGCATTTTTCATTGAAACCCGGATTTATCCAGAAGCATTTGATGATATGCAGAATATAATTGTGTCGGAACCTCCTGGAAGCGGCTATAGTGGGTGGCAATTGCGCTTGGATAATGGAAAATTAAGATTCCATCTTCGTGATTTTGGAAAGGATAATAGCCATTGGACCATATTTGATGCCGGAACGGTTCCCCTAAATGAATGGACGACTATTTTGGTCGTAAGATCCTTGTCAGGAACGGTGGAAATCTGGGTTAACGATGAGATTGCTTTCACAGGAGAATATTCTGGAAATGCTGTTAATGTCACTTATGATCTTGGAATCGGTTACGATGCTGTGGTTCAAGGCGGACATGACGATCGATTCTTTATAGGAAAAATAGATTATCTCCGTTTTGGAAAAGTTTCAGAATAAAAAAGGGTAACCGAAATGAAAGGATTGGGTCTTTGGAGTTCCCTGTTATTGGGGTCGATGACTTTATTGTGTGCTTGCGGCGCAAGAGATCATTCTGCACAAGTGATTGTGATTGGAAATGACCCGGACACGGAAATTAAGACTCCGGAAGAATTTAGGGATATAGACTCTAGCTCTCGCACCTATGCGGTCGCTTATGAATTCAACGATCCTCAAAACTTGGGGAAAGACTACGTTGGGTTGAACAATGCCAAAATTGGTGAAGGAACCCCTGAGGGCGATGGAGAAAATCTTCTCTTGGATGGGCGTTCTGGCTTGAAAATCCCGTTGAGTGGAACATTCAAGACAAATGCGTTCTTCATTGAGACTCGAATTTATCCAGAAGCATTTGATGATATGCAGAATATAATTGTGTCGGAGCCCCCAGGAAGTTTCTATAGTGGGTGGCAATTGCGTTTGGATGATGGTGAATTAAGATTCCATCTTCGTGATTATGGAAAGGATAATAGCCATTGGACCATATTTGATGCCGGAACGGTTCCCCTTAGAACATGGAGCTACATCTTTGTTGAAAGATCCTCTTCGGGCAGGGTCATAATTTGGGTTGACGAAAAGATTGCATTCTCGGGGTACTATCCTGGCAATGTTATTAATGAAGATTATGACCTCGGAATCGGTTATGATGCAATGCAACAAAGCGAACATACCAATCGATTCTTTGTAGGAAAAATAGATTATCTCCGTTTTGGCCGAGCTGACTAATAACGGAGCCTTTTCCTAGAACTTCTATTTACCCTCTGCTGCCGTCAATAATCCAGCGACAGAGTTCCTCGATGCTTTCGTAGTCGGGGAGGGTGCGCGTGAAGTTTTGCGACTTGCTGCGTTCAATGAAGTTGTTCCAGACGTTTTCGTTCTTGCCGTCGAGACCCAGGTGCTCTTCGATGGCGCCCTTGGTCCACACCCAGATTCCCTGGCTGCGCAACTTGGCGTGAATGCTCCGGATGGGGCGTTCGGCTTCGGGCATGGCGGCCATCATCGCGTAGGCTTTGGCGGCGGTGATGTTGCTGTGCTTGTTGACGGGGAGCCCGTTCACTAGGCGCAAATGGTTGTGGAATGCGAGTTCGCGGAACAGGTTGCGGCACATTTTGATGTCGGGGTCGTTCGCTTCGAGGAACCCGTCACGTGTGGCCGTTGTAAAGGCGTAGTCCAGGTCGACAATAGAGCGCGCCGGCATGTCCATGGCTTCGAGGACTTGCATGCTTTTGCGTGTGTTGCTCACGCCGCCTTGGCGTACGAGGGCGCACTTGATGAGTGCGAAAGATTGCCCGGTAATGCGTTCAAACAGGGCGGGCAGCACGCGCCATTCGGTCTTGCCCTCGGTCAGCAGCACATAGTCGGCGAAAAGGAGCTCGTTGCTGTTCGACAAGCTGAACAGCATTTGCAACTGGCTGGGTGCATCTTGAATGACTTGCCGCACGGCGTCTTCCATTCGTTTGCGCATGAAGGTGCCACGGTCTTTGTTCTTACGGATGAGGAGCGAAGTGCTTACGTCTTCGCTGGTGACCATCTGTGCGGAATGGGTGGCGAATACCACCTGGTATCCTTCGTTGGAAAGGTTCTTGAGGGCAACGCGCACGAGTTCCACGGCCTGCGGGTGCAGGTACAGTTCGGGCGAATCGATGAGCAGCATGGTGCGGCTCAGGTAGTGGTTGTTGTGGTGCTTCTTGATTTCGGCGAGGTAGCGGATGAGCGCCATCTGGATAGCTCGTTGCGATCCTGCCCCCATCCTGGAAATGTCGCGCTGGAATCCGTCGTCTTCGTCGATGACCTTGATGGTGGCTGTCTTGAGGAATGTCTCGAGTGTCGGTATCGGGATGTCGAGTTCGACATGGACGCTCGGGAAGAGCGGCCTCAGTGCCGTATTGACATCCCTGTCGAATGCCTTGATTTCTTCAGCACGTTCGTCGCTGCCTGGCGAAAGGATTTCGCTGAACTGTGCGAGGACGTCGTTGAGTTCTCCACCGAACCGGCGTTCCAGCGGTTTGAAAATTTCGTGCAGGAGCTTGGTGAATGCGCGGTTGCCTTCGAAATCCCAGATGGCGATGGATTCGGGGAACATGCGGTTGAATGCGCAAATGAATTTGTCGTTGACGCGGACCCATTCCTTGTTGTTCTTGCCGCTGCCGCGCTTGTTCGAGGGCACGTATGCCCAGAGTTCTATGTTCTCGGGGATTTCGCCGGGAATGCGTTGCACCTTCTTGATGCGCATGGCGTACCCGCTGATGAAGGGCCTCACTTCTTGCGCCTTTTCTTCGCCTAGGCGGTTCAAGATTTGATCGGTAATACCGTCGAAGTATCCTTCCACTTCTACGGCGCGGTTCGGGTCGTCAAAGTAAGAAATGTCCAAAGAAAAGTTGGCCAGCAGCCATCGGATACCCATGAGGATGTTCGTCTTGCCGGCGTTGTTGTAGCCGATAAGTGCCGTAAAACTGCTAAGAGGGAATGTCTCGTTTTGTATGGAACGAAGGTTCGAGATGGTGATATGCGATAGTCTGAGTGCTGGCGGTTGCATAACCTGAATGTATAAAAAAACAAAAGCGGATGCTTCGAAATTCGTGTTTTTTTGGGAAAAGTTGAGAAAAATCAAGCGTAAAGCCGTTTTTGGGACGGTTTTGTGTTTTTTTTATCACGAAAAATGCCAAAATAGAGAAAAAAACGCTTTTTTGGCTGAAAAAAAGACTATTCTTTATGCAGAAATCTTAAACTAATTCCATAAGGGTTGGAAAGATGAAATATTCTAAAATCATGCTTGGTACAGCATTGGTCTGTGCCACTGCTACTTCAATTTTTGCCCAGGAAACGCTCCGCAGTCTGGCCGAAGAAAGGGGCCGTTACATTGGGGCCATCCTGAACAGCGAATGGTTCAATAACGCTATCGAATCTCAGTTCGAGGAAATCCACAAGGCACAGTTCAATGCGGTTGTTGCTGAAAACGAAATGAAGTTTGACGCGACGGAGCCCAACAAAGGCCAGTTCAGCTACGCCAAGGGCGATAAGATGGTTGAATATGCGAAGGCGAACAAGATGCGTGTCCGCGGCCATGCCCTCGCTTGGCACAGCCAGGTTCCCGGCTGGGTGAACAATATTCGCGACAAGAAACAGCTCCTTGACGTTCTTAAGAACCATATCGACAATGTGGTTGGGCACTGGAAGGGTGAAATCGCCGAATGGGACGTGGTGAACGAGGCTGTCAACGATGATGACCATACTTGGCGTTCCAATGGCTCTGTCTGGTTCCAGACGATTGGTGCCGAATTCCTCGACTCCGCTTTCGTGTGGGCTCATGCTGCCGACCCGGATGCCGAACTTTGTTATAACGACTACGCCATCGAATGGGGTGTGGGTGCGGGCAGCAAGGGCGGTTTTGTCGTGGACCAAGTGAAACGCTGGAAGGCTAGCGGCATTCCTATTACTTGTGTGGGCACACAGACCCACATCGAAATTTCCCACGAAACGACACCCCAGAACGTTCGCGCTCTTGCCAAGGCTCTTGCCGAGCATGATGTCGTCTTGAATATCACCGAACTGGATATCGGTTTCCCGAAGAACTCTGCAAACAATCTGGGGGCTTCCGATTATGCCAAGCAGGGCCATCTCTATCGCCAATTCATGGACGTGTTCCTCGAAGAACCGAACATGGGTGAATTCATGATTTGGGGTGTGACCGATGCCCACAGTTGGCTTGACGCTTCCCAGGGCAAGACGCAGGGCCTCATTTACGACAAGCAATACAAGGCGAAGCCGGCCTACGACAGCCTCATCGCAAGCCTCAAGGCTCACCCTGCTTCGGAAGTGAAAACTCCGTATAAGTCTGCTGCAACGCAGGATACCACGGCCCAGGATACGACGACTCGGGATACTACGGTGCGGGATACGACTGTTAAAGACACGACAACTCAGGATACGGTTGCCACTCCGGGCCCTGTTGTGAGCGATACGGGCAATGTCAGCATCCGTCGTGGCACTGCGACATTGACGGATGTTCGCATGAACCTCGTTGGTCGTACGCTGTCCATTGTGGGTGCTTCGAATGCGAAGGTCCAGGTCTTCG
This genomic interval carries:
- a CDS encoding TIGR02147 family protein encodes the protein MKPIIEYQDYRKYMSDFYEERKRCSAFTWREFSRLAGFSSPNYIKLVCERKSGLSRNGVEGVADAMGLVGTDRDYFRAMERFGDAKSDEKKTQAFHEMQKIAKESRLRVVDSEAFRYFESWVNPVLRELAPIMPGAKPLELARNCYAVVSAAEIRQSLDFMVHADFLKKIGEDTYEQTEKIVTGSSEAIPLALRSMNRQMSKLATSAIDNVPPENRHIAGVTLGMSESTYQWLVQKLEELRQQVVAMAAKEKDYEKVYRLNLQLFPLTKGKEA
- a CDS encoding NADP-dependent isocitrate dehydrogenase; translated protein: MNTKIYYTLTDESPFLATQSLLPIVRGFAKAADIDVETKNISLPGRILAAFGKASDDLDFLGKLTLDPSANIIKLPNISASVPQLKAAIAELQKNGFDVPDYPDTPANDEEKAIRAKYDKVKGSAVNPVLRQGNSDRRAPKAVKNYARKNPHSNGVWDESVKTHVSSMAADDFYGNEKSITLAKADTFKIEFVAEDGTVTELRAAKPLLEGEILDATVLRMAALEKFIAEQMADAKAKGVLFSVHLKATMMKVSDPVLFGAFVRVFFKDVFTKYADLFKELGIDANNGLGDLYKRLEGNAKEAEVKAAIDAALAAGPDLAMVDSAKGITNLHVPSDIIIDASMPAMIRNSGCMWNKKGELQQVKACIPDRCYAGIYDAAIEFCKKNGAFDPKTMGTVPNVGLMAQGAEEYGSHDKTFIAKGKGVIRAVNAEGEVLLQQDVEAGDIYRMCQAKDAPIRDWVKLAVTRARVSNTPAIFWLDPNRAHDREIQKKVEVYLKDYDLSGLSVKILSPKDAIVETMKRAKAGLDTISVTGNVMRDYLTDLFPILEVGTSAKMLSIVPLMAGGGLFETGAGGSAPKQVQQFLAENYLRWDSLGEYFALVPAFEQVASTTGNAKAKVLADTLDEANGKILEFNRTPARKIGELDNRGSHFYLALYWSQALAAQKDDAALAAKFAPVAKALAENEQKIVAAFAAEQGKPADIGGYYLPKPELLKKWLRPVDAFNKVVDSL
- a CDS encoding LamG domain-containing protein yields the protein MITLLCACDGKNNSSRAVAIDEDEEAKAQRQMEVCANRYGNRLDDAQWKESFSELSLMKDELFTKASSVAYDYSNYMEGREISYDEESGRFRVLVMDVDKEKKDSLEAYIDGCSFWFKGFDSFKSDTFEISPCLCKEEDGKTLYLNKKSDSDSEESSSSESLNSDSSSARGSSSSSVRGSSSSSVRGSSSSSVRGSSSSSARSSSSSFDRSSSSSVSRRSSSSMEEIVSEYSSERESSSSKVVVVCPERPADVLPDSREYTVAYEFNDPNNIGKDFFGLNEAHAGEGNPRGDCDNIVLDGHSGLIIPLSETFTTNAFFIETRIYPEAFDDMQNIIVSEPPGSGYSGWQLRLDNGKLRFHLRDFGKDNSHWTIFDAGTVPLNEWTTILVVRSLSGTVEIWVNDEIAFTGEYSGNAVNVTYDLGIGYDAVVQGGHDDRFFIGKIDYLRFGKVSE
- a CDS encoding LamG-like jellyroll fold domain-containing protein; this translates as MKGLGLWSSLLLGSMTLLCACGARDHSAQVIVIGNDPDTEIKTPEEFRDIDSSSRTYAVAYEFNDPQNLGKDYVGLNNAKIGEGTPEGDGENLLLDGRSGLKIPLSGTFKTNAFFIETRIYPEAFDDMQNIIVSEPPGSFYSGWQLRLDDGELRFHLRDYGKDNSHWTIFDAGTVPLRTWSYIFVERSSSGRVIIWVDEKIAFSGYYPGNVINEDYDLGIGYDAMQQSEHTNRFFVGKIDYLRFGRAD
- a CDS encoding AAA family ATPase, coding for MQPPALRLSHITISNLRSIQNETFPLSSFTALIGYNNAGKTNILMGIRWLLANFSLDISYFDDPNRAVEVEGYFDGITDQILNRLGEEKAQEVRPFISGYAMRIKKVQRIPGEIPENIELWAYVPSNKRGSGKNNKEWVRVNDKFICAFNRMFPESIAIWDFEGNRAFTKLLHEIFKPLERRFGGELNDVLAQFSEILSPGSDERAEEIKAFDRDVNTALRPLFPSVHVELDIPIPTLETFLKTATIKVIDEDDGFQRDISRMGAGSQRAIQMALIRYLAEIKKHHNNHYLSRTMLLIDSPELYLHPQAVELVRVALKNLSNEGYQVVFATHSAQMVTSEDVSTSLLIRKNKDRGTFMRKRMEDAVRQVIQDAPSQLQMLFSLSNSNELLFADYVLLTEGKTEWRVLPALFERITGQSFALIKCALVRQGGVSNTRKSMQVLEAMDMPARSIVDLDYAFTTATRDGFLEANDPDIKMCRNLFRELAFHNHLRLVNGLPVNKHSNITAAKAYAMMAAMPEAERPIRSIHAKLRSQGIWVWTKGAIEEHLGLDGKNENVWNNFIERSKSQNFTRTLPDYESIEELCRWIIDGSRG
- a CDS encoding endo-1,4-beta-xylanase, which encodes MKYSKIMLGTALVCATATSIFAQETLRSLAEERGRYIGAILNSEWFNNAIESQFEEIHKAQFNAVVAENEMKFDATEPNKGQFSYAKGDKMVEYAKANKMRVRGHALAWHSQVPGWVNNIRDKKQLLDVLKNHIDNVVGHWKGEIAEWDVVNEAVNDDDHTWRSNGSVWFQTIGAEFLDSAFVWAHAADPDAELCYNDYAIEWGVGAGSKGGFVVDQVKRWKASGIPITCVGTQTHIEISHETTPQNVRALAKALAEHDVVLNITELDIGFPKNSANNLGASDYAKQGHLYRQFMDVFLEEPNMGEFMIWGVTDAHSWLDASQGKTQGLIYDKQYKAKPAYDSLIASLKAHPASEVKTPYKSAATQDTTAQDTTTRDTTVRDTTVKDTTTQDTVATPGPVVSDTGNVSIRRGTATLTDVRMNLVGRTLSIVGASNAKVQVFDMRGRPVYSAVTSKGSVDLSAISDGLYVVRVKVGSKTLERRVALR